The following are encoded together in the Candidatus Paceibacterota bacterium genome:
- a CDS encoding MFS transporter, with product MKRILAVIFFTVFIDLLGVGMIVPVLPQLLGNPDSPLYLLSKSGDSVKLGLILHGILFSLYAIGQFIASPLLGQLSDRIGRRRVLAGAMFLTAVSQAGFAYAIGALSLVLLFLTRFIGGLASGNIPVAQAVITDAVPEEKRSSAMGIIGAAFGLGLIIGPYIGGKLIAFGPSVPFWVAAALAFVNGIFILAALKETHVVTVPKSELSPLVIGLRSAFIEVRKAFTHSSLRAVYIVYFLMQLGFAMFMSFATVHFSNKFHFSAEALGIYFAFTGLCAVVAQVIVVRYVARHHTEHSVLAPGLALNALGLLGIAIVSHVTILYVATFVLAIGYGLVHANTPALLSLRVEKAERGVVLGYLGSVQALGLAIPPLFAGFIAASFSAQSVLLTAAAIVAWASYYFHHSNKAQA from the coding sequence ATGAAGCGAATCCTCGCGGTTATTTTTTTCACCGTCTTCATCGACCTACTTGGCGTCGGGATGATCGTTCCGGTGCTTCCGCAACTCTTAGGTAATCCTGACTCGCCACTTTATCTATTGAGCAAGTCTGGCGATAGCGTGAAGCTCGGGCTTATTCTTCACGGAATCCTCTTTTCTCTTTATGCAATAGGGCAATTCATTGCATCGCCACTTTTAGGTCAGCTCTCTGACCGCATCGGTCGCAGACGTGTACTCGCAGGCGCGATGTTCCTTACTGCGGTTTCGCAGGCGGGGTTTGCGTATGCAATTGGAGCACTTTCTCTTGTATTGCTCTTCCTTACGCGTTTCATTGGCGGTCTTGCATCGGGTAATATACCTGTTGCACAGGCGGTGATTACTGATGCTGTTCCTGAAGAGAAGCGTAGTTCTGCAATGGGTATTATAGGGGCAGCATTCGGACTCGGACTTATCATTGGTCCATATATTGGAGGTAAGCTTATCGCTTTTGGGCCTTCAGTACCATTTTGGGTTGCAGCCGCACTTGCTTTTGTGAATGGGATATTCATACTTGCGGCACTCAAGGAGACACATGTGGTGACGGTGCCAAAAAGCGAGCTTTCTCCACTTGTGATAGGGTTGCGTTCAGCATTCATCGAAGTGCGTAAGGCGTTTACTCATTCGAGTCTCCGCGCGGTATATATCGTGTACTTTCTTATGCAGCTTGGCTTTGCGATGTTTATGTCGTTCGCGACAGTGCATTTCTCAAACAAGTTTCACTTTTCTGCAGAGGCGCTTGGTATATATTTCGCATTTACGGGATTATGTGCGGTGGTCGCGCAGGTCATCGTTGTGCGTTATGTTGCGAGGCATCATACAGAACATTCCGTGCTTGCTCCAGGGCTTGCACTGAATGCGTTGGGGCTACTTGGAATAGCGATTGTCAGTCATGTCACTATTCTCTATGTTGCGACATTTGTGCTCGCTATAGGTTATGGGCTTGTACATGCCAATACGCCTGCGCTACTCTCTCTTCGGGTAGAAAAAGCTGAGCGTGGTGTGGTGCTTGGGTATCTCGGTAGTGTGCAGGCACTCGGGCTTGCAATTCCGCCACTCTTTGCAGGTTTCATTGCGGCATCGTTCAGTGCACAGTCGGTATTGCTGACTGCCGCGGCGATTGTCGCTTGGGCATCGTATTATTTCCATCATTCCAATAAAGCACAGGCCTAA
- a CDS encoding AI-2E family transporter, translating into MQKPTITSLIFFWVIFAVTGVFAYLIFAPYLTSLFLGLVFAIVLAPVHTWLSKKYEGKTTFAALTTTLIAVFAIIIPMLVIGSLMTQEVVSAYNLLTQSGGGALVNATERVNTFFQHVLPAANIHVDLPSIVGSFLQYIGSNLNAFFLSIVGVLFSAMLMLFALYFFLRDGDKLKHFLMEWSPLPERYDENILDRLASAVSAVVKGSLVSAIAQGTGVGIGFALFGIQGALLWGVVAVFAALIPVVGTALVTVPAALLFLFNGALLKGILLLLYSVILVGNIDTFIRPYLMGKNLDIHPLIILLSVLGGLSVFGPIGFIAGPVVIALFFVLLELYPQLMRGKVEEGAPKQ; encoded by the coding sequence ATGCAAAAGCCAACAATTACCTCACTGATTTTCTTCTGGGTTATTTTCGCAGTTACAGGTGTGTTCGCATATTTGATTTTCGCACCTTATCTTACGTCGTTATTCCTCGGACTGGTGTTCGCCATTGTGCTTGCACCAGTGCATACTTGGCTTTCAAAAAAGTATGAAGGGAAGACAACATTCGCTGCACTGACAACAACACTTATCGCGGTATTTGCGATTATTATTCCTATGCTTGTTATTGGTTCACTCATGACGCAGGAGGTTGTGAGTGCATATAACTTATTGACGCAGAGTGGGGGAGGCGCGCTCGTCAATGCAACTGAGCGAGTAAATACATTCTTCCAGCACGTTTTGCCTGCAGCAAATATTCACGTGGACTTGCCTTCTATTGTCGGAAGTTTCTTACAATATATCGGCAGCAATTTGAACGCATTTTTCTTGAGTATCGTTGGTGTGCTTTTCAGCGCAATGCTCATGTTGTTTGCATTGTATTTCTTCTTGCGCGATGGAGATAAGTTGAAGCATTTTCTTATGGAATGGTCTCCGCTTCCAGAACGTTATGACGAAAATATTCTCGATCGGCTTGCATCCGCAGTGAGCGCGGTGGTGAAGGGTTCTCTTGTTTCGGCAATCGCACAGGGAACAGGAGTCGGTATCGGATTTGCGCTCTTCGGGATTCAGGGCGCACTCCTTTGGGGTGTTGTTGCAGTTTTTGCTGCACTCATCCCTGTTGTTGGCACGGCATTGGTCACTGTCCCCGCAGCGCTCCTCTTTTTGTTCAATGGTGCATTGTTGAAAGGGATACTCCTGCTTCTCTATAGTGTGATTCTTGTAGGAAATATCGATACATTCATTAGGCCTTATTTGATGGGCAAAAATCTTGATATTCATCCACTTATTATTTTGCTTTCAGTGCTCGGAGGACTTTCGGTTTTTGGTCCTATTGGTTTCATTGCAGGTCCGGTTGTTATTGCGCTCTTCTTCGTTTTGCTTGAACTCTATCCTCAGCTCATGCGGGGAAAAGTCGAAGAAGGCGCTCCAAAGCAGTAA
- a CDS encoding 50S ribosomal protein L25, producing MITIDATLRDVKVNPKHIRAEGNMPAVFYGKGVETTAITTPLIAFTKAYREAGESTIVTLKVGDKKYSVLIHALDVHPVTGVPMHADFLVVPMDKVLEVAVPLVFVGEMPAAKLGATLLKVLHEVNISALPADLPHDIKVDVSSLVEVHSHITIGDLALPKGVKVLDDASEIVASAAEAMEEEVEPVVAVDMAAVEVEKKGKKEEAAPAA from the coding sequence ATGATAACGATTGACGCAACATTGCGTGACGTGAAAGTAAATCCTAAGCACATCCGCGCAGAAGGCAATATGCCAGCGGTGTTCTATGGAAAGGGTGTCGAAACGACAGCCATCACTACTCCGCTCATCGCATTTACTAAGGCATATCGCGAGGCTGGTGAGTCTACGATTGTAACGCTTAAGGTGGGTGACAAGAAGTACTCTGTACTTATTCACGCACTCGACGTACATCCTGTAACCGGTGTTCCAATGCACGCAGACTTCCTTGTTGTTCCTATGGACAAGGTGCTCGAAGTTGCAGTACCGCTTGTATTCGTCGGTGAAATGCCAGCTGCAAAGCTCGGTGCAACACTGCTCAAGGTGCTTCACGAGGTGAACATTTCTGCGCTTCCTGCAGATCTTCCACACGATATCAAGGTTGATGTATCTTCATTGGTTGAAGTACATTCACACATCACGATTGGTGACCTCGCACTTCCAAAGGGCGTGAAGGTACTCGATGATGCCAGTGAGATCGTCGCTTCTGCAGCAGAGGCGATGGAAGAGGAGGTAGAGCCAGTTGTAGCTGTTGATATGGCTGCAGTTGAGGTTGAGAAGAAGGGAAAGAAGGAAGAGGCAGCACCAGCTGCATAA
- a CDS encoding GDSL-type esterase/lipase family protein: MQNRFIIIIIALLVFSGVTYALYPKTISIRNAPARGNKILAFGDSLTQGVGSDTGGYVRMLSERIKLPIINKGISGDTTALALSRINDARAEKPDIVILFLGGNDALRRVSVDETFRNLKTIIKDFQSDGAVILLVGVQGGIIGDKYRSPFKSLAKEMGTAFDPDILNGIFGNAKLMSDDGIHPNDAGYTIITDRIASVLIPLLPTSKS; the protein is encoded by the coding sequence ATGCAAAATCGTTTTATTATCATTATCATTGCACTCCTAGTCTTTTCTGGTGTCACTTACGCACTGTATCCAAAAACAATTTCCATACGCAACGCACCCGCACGTGGCAATAAAATACTCGCCTTCGGAGACTCACTTACCCAAGGTGTCGGTAGTGATACAGGTGGCTATGTGCGTATGCTCAGCGAGAGAATAAAACTTCCAATCATCAATAAGGGCATTTCTGGAGATACAACCGCTCTTGCACTTAGCCGCATCAATGATGCACGCGCTGAAAAACCCGATATCGTCATTCTCTTTCTCGGAGGAAATGACGCACTCCGCCGAGTGTCTGTCGACGAGACATTTCGTAACCTCAAAACTATCATCAAAGATTTTCAATCTGATGGTGCCGTGATTCTTCTCGTTGGAGTACAAGGTGGAATCATTGGCGATAAATACCGATCACCATTTAAATCACTTGCAAAGGAAATGGGTACGGCCTTTGACCCCGATATTCTCAATGGTATATTCGGGAACGCTAAACTCATGAGTGATGATGGTATCCACCCCAACGACGCCGGCTATACAATCATCACCGACCGCATCGCTTCTGTACTCATCCCTCTCCTCCCCACATCAAAGTCATGA
- the mnmA gene encoding tRNA 2-thiouridine(34) synthase MnmA codes for MNSGAGKKVFVGMSGGVDSSVVAAMLKDDGYDVTGVFIKVWDAPWLPCDWRAERRSAMHVAAQLRIPFRTLDLEAEYKKGVVDYMIAEYAAGRIPNPDVFCNKVVKFGGFFDYARSQGADFVATGHYARTETRNGVARLLTAHDEGKEQSYFLWNVSGNALAHTLFPIGALPKVEVRKLAEKYALPNATKKDSQGICFLGPISIVEFLKHYVDTRKGAVLNEEGKTIGEHEGALLYTIGQRHGFLVHEKTASSQAFYVVRKDMEKNTITVAPRKDGKTSAVAGGCILTDLNFIAPKSEWGTGELVIRYHGERIPLASMEFTEEGLRCRFSHPVTDVALGQSGVYYKDDECMGGGVICAII; via the coding sequence ATGAATAGCGGCGCAGGAAAAAAAGTATTTGTTGGCATGTCTGGAGGAGTGGATTCTTCTGTCGTGGCGGCAATGCTTAAAGACGATGGGTATGACGTCACTGGTGTGTTCATTAAAGTCTGGGACGCGCCTTGGCTTCCTTGTGATTGGCGCGCAGAGCGACGTAGTGCAATGCATGTGGCAGCACAATTGCGTATACCATTTCGCACGCTTGATCTAGAAGCAGAATACAAGAAAGGGGTTGTGGATTACATGATTGCAGAATATGCAGCGGGGCGCATTCCAAATCCGGATGTATTTTGTAACAAAGTGGTGAAGTTTGGCGGCTTCTTCGACTATGCACGGAGCCAAGGCGCAGATTTCGTTGCAACGGGGCATTATGCGCGCACTGAAACAAGGAATGGTGTGGCGCGCCTCTTGACTGCTCACGATGAAGGGAAAGAGCAAAGTTATTTTCTTTGGAATGTTAGTGGCAATGCACTTGCACATACGTTGTTCCCAATAGGTGCTTTGCCTAAAGTGGAAGTGCGTAAGCTTGCAGAAAAGTATGCGCTTCCAAATGCGACGAAGAAGGATAGTCAAGGGATTTGTTTTCTTGGCCCAATATCAATCGTTGAGTTTTTGAAGCATTATGTAGACACACGTAAGGGTGCAGTGTTGAATGAGGAAGGCAAGACTATTGGTGAACATGAAGGCGCATTGCTCTATACAATAGGTCAACGTCATGGATTCCTTGTTCATGAAAAGACCGCTTCGAGCCAAGCATTTTATGTGGTGCGCAAGGATATGGAGAAAAATACGATTACGGTCGCGCCTCGCAAGGATGGCAAGACGAGCGCTGTTGCAGGGGGGTGCATACTCACTGACCTGAATTTTATCGCACCGAAGTCAGAGTGGGGGACGGGTGAGCTCGTTATTCGTTATCACGGTGAACGAATACCGCTCGCATCAATGGAGTTCACGGAGGAGGGGCTGCGTTGTCGATTCAGCCATCCTGTAACTGATGTTGCGCTTGGGCAATCAGGTGTGTATTACAAGGATGATGAATGTATGGGCGGTGGAGTTATTTGTGCTATTATTTAA
- a CDS encoding FKBP-type peptidyl-prolyl cis-trans isomerase yields MNEDRKWNVIVGVLAAALIVGGAYMMIPRTEKDKVVAVAGKAAGEDLAPVEDAKVESDAAKVIKVSEKPLVKQTNTIKIMDQDGVKVEIMKEGAGDGAKNGQTVVVHYTGMFTDGKVFDSSVPRGQPFPVKLGAGMVIEGWEKGLVGMKVGEKRRLTIPPELGYGAAGAGGVIPPNSTLVFDVELLEIK; encoded by the coding sequence ATGAATGAAGATAGAAAGTGGAATGTGATTGTCGGTGTGCTTGCAGCAGCACTTATTGTTGGCGGTGCATATATGATGATTCCTCGCACTGAGAAGGATAAAGTAGTTGCCGTAGCGGGTAAGGCTGCGGGCGAGGACTTGGCACCTGTTGAAGATGCAAAAGTGGAATCTGACGCTGCAAAGGTCATTAAGGTAAGTGAGAAGCCTTTAGTAAAACAGACTAATACAATAAAAATTATGGACCAAGATGGAGTAAAGGTAGAAATCATGAAGGAGGGAGCAGGTGATGGTGCGAAGAATGGACAGACTGTCGTTGTGCATTACACCGGTATGTTTACTGATGGAAAGGTCTTCGACTCGAGCGTGCCTCGTGGTCAGCCATTCCCAGTAAAGCTGGGTGCGGGTATGGTCATTGAGGGTTGGGAGAAGGGTCTCGTAGGGATGAAGGTTGGCGAGAAGCGCCGTCTTACGATTCCACCAGAGCTTGGATACGGCGCAGCGGGAGCAGGCGGTGTAATACCACCAAACTCCACCCTTGTGTTTGATGTCGAACTGCTCGAAATCAAATAG
- a CDS encoding prepilin-type N-terminal cleavage/methylation domain-containing protein encodes MMKQRGFTLIELLVVIAVIALLSSVVLATLTTARTKSRDAQRIVNANQIVKALELNASGGGALMVNDAGISSSTNPGAGFVAKTSSDDASYLSKSIVASLKEKGVYSSDKLSDPVYGKDNYYLAYCQDTNIYTVFLKLERPENQIASTTLGMMCGGGIANSLGMNGAIAGGGGVAAAQSSYASTDGCTSCSTTNAWEVAGGALPTPLSFGQSAVIGDYMYLFGGYNGSAYSNAIYRAPLVNPLAWVDTGSTLPGPVAHASSAIIGSYIYIFGGYNGSVYINTIYRAPLSNPTAWVNTGATLPTILGYSHLAIVGTNVYLFGGYAGIHVNTIFRAPVSDPIAWVNTGSTMPLTLAHGQIKVIGGYVYIFGGNDGVTVKNTIYRASTASPLVWGNTGATLPSNLMYSTIGVVGDYVYLYSGSANATAYLNAVYRAPISDPLAWSSLGAVLPTAYGGSNFAIINGYAYLIGGYNGSAHLGAIYRAPVTYP; translated from the coding sequence ATGATGAAACAGCGCGGTTTTACATTAATTGAATTGCTTGTTGTGATTGCGGTGATTGCATTGTTGTCTTCTGTTGTGCTCGCAACACTGACCACCGCACGAACGAAGTCTCGTGATGCACAGCGAATTGTGAACGCAAACCAGATCGTCAAAGCACTCGAACTTAACGCTTCGGGCGGGGGAGCGCTGATGGTTAATGATGCGGGGATCTCATCGTCTACAAATCCAGGGGCGGGTTTTGTTGCAAAAACCTCCAGTGACGATGCGAGCTATCTTTCAAAGTCCATCGTGGCGTCGTTGAAAGAAAAGGGCGTTTATTCAAGTGATAAGTTGTCTGATCCTGTGTATGGGAAGGATAATTATTATCTTGCATACTGCCAGGATACAAATATTTATACGGTTTTTTTGAAACTGGAACGCCCAGAAAATCAAATCGCATCAACAACACTTGGGATGATGTGTGGCGGAGGTATTGCAAATTCGCTTGGGATGAATGGCGCAATCGCTGGAGGTGGTGGGGTTGCCGCTGCTCAGTCGTCATATGCATCGACTGATGGTTGTACAAGTTGCTCAACAACAAATGCCTGGGAGGTTGCAGGAGGTGCGCTACCTACACCACTCTCATTTGGGCAATCTGCAGTAATCGGTGACTATATGTATCTCTTTGGGGGGTACAACGGTTCTGCATATTCAAACGCAATCTACCGAGCACCACTTGTAAATCCCTTAGCTTGGGTTGATACTGGCTCAACACTTCCGGGTCCTGTTGCTCACGCAAGTTCTGCCATCATTGGATCATATATTTATATCTTCGGTGGTTATAATGGAAGCGTGTATATAAATACAATTTACCGAGCACCGCTCTCGAATCCTACTGCTTGGGTAAATACGGGTGCGACACTCCCTACAATTCTTGGTTATTCACATCTCGCGATCGTTGGTACGAATGTCTATCTCTTTGGTGGATATGCAGGAATTCATGTGAATACTATATTTCGTGCGCCAGTTTCTGATCCTATAGCTTGGGTTAATACTGGATCGACGATGCCGCTCACCCTTGCACATGGCCAGATAAAGGTAATCGGAGGATATGTTTACATTTTTGGTGGGAACGACGGAGTAACAGTGAAGAATACGATCTATCGTGCATCAACGGCTTCACCGCTTGTATGGGGAAATACGGGCGCGACATTACCATCAAACCTTATGTATTCAACGATTGGAGTTGTTGGTGATTACGTCTATCTCTATAGTGGAAGTGCAAACGCTACTGCTTACTTGAATGCGGTATATAGGGCGCCTATAAGCGATCCACTCGCTTGGTCAAGTCTTGGTGCCGTGCTGCCAACTGCTTACGGTGGCAGTAATTTTGCTATCATAAATGGCTATGCATACCTTATAGGCGGGTATAACGGATCAGCTCACCTCGGTGCAATCTATCGCGCCCCAGTGACCTATCCATAG
- a CDS encoding ATP cone domain-containing protein has product MIPIFITKQNGTREPWDPKKVERSLRAAKADEQVIVEVMKRLDTEVREGMTTREIYRLAFTMLRKIHRPTAAQYSLKNAIMDLGPSGFPFERFFSEILRSEGYHTQVGVIVKGACVEHEVDVIAERDGERFLVEAKYHNAQNTKSDVKVALYVQARFEDIQKQLGESAAGLGYYNQMWLVTNTSFTAQAIQYGSCIGLRMTGWNFPAGDTLQDMIQRTQTHPITSLTTLTRAQKNSLINDGYVLCRDILDHPDLLEKMGVVKGRLKAVRDEAMQLCGRVSQAA; this is encoded by the coding sequence ATGATTCCGATATTCATTACAAAGCAGAACGGCACTCGTGAGCCTTGGGACCCGAAGAAGGTGGAACGATCATTGCGTGCGGCAAAGGCAGATGAGCAGGTGATTGTTGAAGTTATGAAGCGACTTGATACTGAGGTGCGCGAGGGGATGACTACAAGAGAGATCTATCGTTTAGCATTCACTATGCTGCGCAAGATCCATCGTCCAACTGCTGCACAATATAGTCTGAAGAATGCAATCATGGACTTAGGGCCCTCAGGTTTTCCGTTCGAGCGTTTCTTTTCTGAAATATTGCGATCAGAAGGTTACCATACGCAGGTCGGAGTCATCGTAAAGGGAGCGTGTGTCGAGCATGAAGTTGATGTTATTGCAGAGCGTGATGGAGAGCGTTTTCTTGTCGAAGCAAAATATCATAATGCACAGAATACAAAGTCTGATGTAAAAGTCGCACTCTATGTACAGGCGCGCTTTGAAGATATTCAAAAGCAGCTCGGTGAGTCTGCGGCGGGACTCGGGTATTATAACCAAATGTGGCTTGTCACGAACACGAGTTTCACTGCACAGGCGATCCAATATGGATCATGTATCGGTTTGCGCATGACCGGATGGAATTTCCCCGCAGGAGATACGCTTCAGGATATGATACAGCGCACGCAGACGCATCCGATCACCAGTCTTACGACACTCACGCGCGCACAAAAGAATTCACTGATAAATGACGGTTATGTGCTCTGTCGCGATATTCTCGACCACCCAGACCTTTTAGAGAAGATGGGTGTAGTAAAGGGGAGACTCAAGGCGGTCCGCGATGAAGCCATGCAACTTTGCGGGAGAGTATCTCAAGCAGCGTAG
- a CDS encoding MgtC/SapB family protein, with translation MIPITDTDLILRLSTAVLCGLLVGVERSRVGKRAGMRTYGLVALGAALFVVISLAVSAQYATTFTFDPLRVASQIVVGIGFLGAGVIFVERQVLTGLTTAAGMWVVAAIGAASGFGLYVIAAYVTFLTLFIFEGLWYIENRFVRKAKSSDKSD, from the coding sequence ATGATTCCAATAACTGATACCGATCTTATTTTACGTCTTTCGACCGCAGTGCTTTGCGGTCTACTCGTGGGCGTGGAGCGCTCTCGTGTAGGGAAGCGTGCGGGTATGCGTACCTATGGCTTGGTTGCTCTTGGTGCAGCATTATTCGTTGTGATCTCGCTCGCAGTTTCTGCGCAGTATGCTACTACATTCACCTTCGACCCCTTGCGCGTCGCTTCGCAGATTGTCGTTGGTATCGGTTTCCTTGGTGCGGGTGTTATCTTTGTCGAACGACAAGTGCTCACTGGACTGACAACGGCTGCGGGAATGTGGGTCGTCGCTGCAATCGGTGCGGCATCAGGATTTGGTTTGTATGTTATTGCTGCATACGTGACATTTCTTACATTGTTCATCTTTGAGGGGCTATGGTATATTGAAAATAGATTTGTACGTAAGGCTAAGTCATCTGATAAGTCAGATTAG
- a CDS encoding UTP--glucose-1-phosphate uridylyltransferase: MNSEQRITKAVIAAAGIGSRMLPATKAIPKEMLTIVDRPVIQLIVEELVAAGITDILFVTSPGKNAIKEHFDPALELEESLAQSGKHSLRDALHELSALANFSYMLQSGPYGNGTPVLCAESFVAGEPFIYVWPDDLVLSKTPFTKQLISRYQKTGCPVIGVDEVPYEEVHRYGVVDLDPHTGSIRRVVEKPAREDAPSNLVQFGRMVLTRDIIDILKETALGKGNELWLTDAIAAHVARGNVFLAERIPDGKWLTTGDPLNNLKALVEHALVAPEVSESFRAYLRDRLQRD; this comes from the coding sequence ATGAACTCAGAACAACGCATCACAAAGGCAGTCATTGCCGCTGCGGGTATCGGTTCGCGCATGCTCCCTGCCACTAAAGCAATTCCGAAGGAGATGCTCACGATCGTTGATCGTCCCGTGATCCAACTCATTGTTGAAGAGCTTGTTGCTGCAGGTATCACCGATATTCTGTTTGTGACCAGTCCAGGAAAGAATGCCATCAAGGAGCACTTCGATCCCGCTCTCGAGCTCGAGGAATCGCTTGCGCAGTCGGGAAAGCATTCCCTGCGTGATGCGCTCCACGAGCTCTCCGCACTAGCTAATTTTTCATACATGTTGCAAAGCGGGCCATATGGTAATGGCACGCCAGTGCTCTGTGCGGAATCTTTTGTCGCGGGTGAACCATTCATCTATGTATGGCCTGACGATCTCGTGCTTTCGAAGACGCCATTCACGAAGCAGTTGATCAGTCGTTACCAGAAGACGGGTTGCCCGGTTATTGGTGTTGATGAGGTCCCTTACGAGGAAGTACATCGATATGGAGTCGTTGATCTTGATCCGCACACGGGTTCTATTCGTCGGGTGGTGGAGAAGCCTGCACGTGAAGATGCGCCGTCGAATCTTGTCCAATTTGGCAGGATGGTACTGACACGGGATATCATTGATATCCTCAAGGAAACTGCGCTGGGGAAGGGGAATGAGTTATGGCTCACCGACGCCATTGCGGCACATGTAGCTCGTGGGAATGTATTCCTTGCGGAACGTATTCCCGATGGCAAGTGGCTTACCACGGGTGATCCATTGAATAATCTCAAGGCTCTGGTTGAGCATGCACTTGTGGCCCCTGAGGTGTCGGAGAGTTTCAGGGCATACCTTCGTGATAGGCTTCAACGCGATTAA
- the pyrH gene encoding UMP kinase (Catalyzes the phosphorylation of UMP to UDP) has translation MSRILLKLSGEALSGKSEGTLYDQSVLQDMVAAVRSLCAAHNEVMIVLGGGNLFRGATLSSQLQLERSTADYIGMLATIQNALVVRDYFLANGIDARVASAIAMPQVCEAYIPKRIARHMEKGRVIIFAAGLGVPYFTTDTTAVQRALELAATEVIFVKNGIDALYDADPRLHSDAKRIVKISATDVVREGLRALDLSAVALARDNKLSLRVIGMSDLSRALDTTIGSIITPE, from the coding sequence ATGTCACGTATCTTATTAAAACTCTCGGGTGAGGCACTTTCAGGTAAAAGTGAGGGTACCCTCTATGATCAGTCTGTTTTGCAAGATATGGTAGCGGCGGTGCGTTCATTATGTGCAGCGCATAATGAAGTCATGATTGTGCTCGGTGGGGGAAACCTTTTCCGTGGCGCTACACTTTCGTCGCAGTTACAACTTGAGCGCTCGACTGCTGATTATATTGGAATGCTCGCGACGATTCAAAATGCACTTGTTGTGCGGGACTATTTTCTTGCGAATGGGATCGATGCGCGTGTCGCTTCTGCGATTGCAATGCCACAAGTGTGTGAGGCCTATATTCCAAAGCGTATTGCGCGACACATGGAGAAAGGGAGAGTTATTATCTTTGCGGCAGGACTTGGCGTGCCTTACTTTACGACAGATACGACTGCTGTACAGCGAGCACTTGAGCTTGCGGCTACAGAAGTAATATTTGTAAAGAACGGTATCGATGCATTGTATGATGCTGATCCGCGCTTGCATTCCGACGCAAAACGAATTGTAAAGATCAGCGCTACTGACGTTGTGCGAGAGGGTTTGCGTGCACTCGATCTTTCGGCGGTTGCGCTCGCACGCGATAATAAGTTAAGTCTTCGTGTTATAGGTATGAGCGACCTTTCTCGCGCGCTCGATACGACCATCGGTTCGATCATCACCCCTGAGTAA
- a CDS encoding L-threonylcarbamoyladenylate synthase, whose product MANKRQNIINNANESPSAPEADLHTLDAYSMSAHLRNGAVGILATDTLYGLVGSAFFPDVVARIFQLKRRNINKPVIVLVSDVEQMKYFGIELTREVLRALQTYWPGRYSIVLPTTENARFDYLTRGTGTIAFRMPDRADLFELLDLAGPIVAPSANIEGKPPATTIEEARAYFGDEVDFYADAGKVEGKASTVITFEEGQVKYLRD is encoded by the coding sequence ATGGCCAATAAGCGTCAAAACATTATAAACAATGCGAATGAGTCACCGTCTGCGCCAGAGGCTGATTTGCATACGCTTGACGCTTACTCTATGTCCGCGCATCTTCGTAATGGTGCAGTGGGCATACTTGCCACCGATACACTTTACGGGCTTGTTGGCTCGGCATTTTTCCCTGATGTAGTCGCGCGCATTTTTCAGCTCAAGAGGCGCAATATAAACAAACCGGTCATTGTACTTGTGTCCGATGTGGAGCAGATGAAATATTTCGGCATTGAATTAACCAGAGAAGTACTGCGTGCGCTACAGACATACTGGCCTGGTAGGTATTCTATCGTATTGCCTACAACGGAAAATGCTCGTTTCGACTATTTGACTCGAGGTACAGGTACGATTGCTTTTCGAATGCCCGATCGTGCGGATCTCTTTGAGCTTTTAGATCTTGCGGGTCCTATTGTTGCTCCATCTGCAAACATTGAAGGGAAACCCCCAGCCACAACTATCGAAGAGGCACGTGCATATTTTGGAGACGAAGTTGACTTCTATGCAGATGCAGGGAAGGTTGAGGGTAAAGCAAGTACAGTGATAACGTTTGAGGAAGGACAAGTAAAATATCTCCGCGACTGA